The [Clostridium] colinum genome includes the window ACACAAGGTACATTAAGAAGAGATTTTAAAGATTTTCCTATTAAGGTTGCGGCAAAATCTGGAACAGCTCAAGAAAATAAAAAATATAATAATCATAATGTTTATATTGGGTTTGCTCCATTAGATGACCCACAAATAGCTATATCTGTTTTTATACCTTATGGTGATGATAGTTATTCTCCTGCCCCAAAAATTACCAAAAAAATATTAGAAGAATATTTATCATTAAATAAAGAACCAGAAAAAAAATATACAAATAGTCTTACTAAATAGTATTAGTTATTAGGAGGTAATTACTTTGAATAAAAATATAGTTATTTTTAAAGGTATTCAAAATGGTATTTTAATTATGCTTGATAACCAAGTGTCATTTAATGATATAGAAAAATCTCTTTTAGAAAAAATGAAAAATGCAAAATCTTTTTTTAAAGATGCAAATATATCTATAACATTTAAAGGTAGAGATTTATCTGAAGATGAAGAAGCTATCCTTTTAAATATTATATCAAAAGAGTCTGGATTAGATATTTCTTTTGTAAATAATATAGAAAATACTTCTAGAGAAGATACACAAGTCTCTTCTCTAGAAGAAAATATTTCTAACAATACAATAATACAAAATTATATATCAAATAATCAAAATTCTTTAACACACTTTCATAATGGTTCTTTACGTAATGGTCAAAAAATAGATTTTGCTGGTAGTGTTGTTGTTATTGGTGATGTTAATCCTGGTGGTCAAGTGGTAGCCGAAGGTAATGTTATTATTCTTGGTAAATTAAAAGGTATTGTGCATGCTGGTTGTAAAGGTGATAAAAACTGTTTTATATCTGCTTTACATATGATGCCTAATCAACTTATTATTGGTGATTGTCTTGCATATTTTCCAAATGATATAAAAAGAGATATTGTTCCAGAATATGCCTATGTAGAAGATAACCAAATTTTTGTAAAACAATTAATTAAATAATTATGTATATTTTTGTTAATATTTGCTTAAAAAAATTAGTGCAATTTTTATAAAATTCTGTTAATATATATGTATGTTAAGAATTTTACATTTTTATTTTATATTTCAGGAGGAGTTTTAATGAGTGAAGTTATAGTTATTACATCTGGTAAAGGTGGCGTTGGTAAAACAACAACGTCTGCAAATTTAGGGACTGGTCTTGCTCTTGCTGGCAAAAAAGTTGCTATGATAGATGCTGATATTGGCCTTCGTAACTTAGACGTTATAATGGGGTTAGAAAATAGAATTGTATATGACCTTATAGATGTTGTAGAAGGTAATTGTAGATTAAAACAAGCTCTTATTAAAGATAAACGATATGATAATCTTTTCTTATTACCTGCTGCTCAAACAAGAGATAAAGATGCTGTTAGTCCAGAACAAATGCAAAAATTATGTGATACATTAAAAGAAGAGTTTGACTATATTATTATAGATTGCCCTGCCGGTATAGAACAAGGCTTTAAAAACGCTATTGCCGGTGCTGATAAAGCAATTGTTGTTACAACACCTGAAGTATCTGCTGTTCGTGATGCAGATAGAATAATAGGTCTTTTAGAAGCTAATGAATTAACTAATCCTATGCTTATATTAAACCGTATTAGAGTGGATATGGTTAAAAAAGGTGATATGATGGCTATGGAAGATGTAACAGAAATATTAGCAATTGATATATTAGGTATTGTACCTGATGACGAAAGCATTGTTATATCTGCAAATAAAGGTGAACCAGCTGTTACAGATAATTCATCTAAAGCTGGACAAGCTTATAGAAATATTGCTCAAAGAATTATGGGCAATGAAGTTCCTCTTATGGAATTATCTACTAATACTTCTTTATTAGATAAATTTAAAAATTTATTTAATAAAAAAGCTCAATAGTATTTTGGTTATTTTTTTACAAAGGAGGAATAATATTGTTAGATATATTTAATAACATATTTGGCAAAAAGGCTTCATCTAAAGATGTTGCTAAAGACAGATTAAAGCTAGTTTTAATTCACGATAGAGCAAATTGTTCAACTCAAGTTTTAGAAATGTTAAAAACAGATATTATTCGTGTTATATCTAATTATATGGAAATAGATGAAGAAGAATTAGATATACAAATAACAAAAACAGAAACGGACGACAAAGAAAATAGTGTTCCTATGCTTTATGCAAATATACCTATTAAAAGTATGCACAAAAATCAAGGATAATATAATTTACATATTTAACTTAATAAAAAGCGGAGCATTCTCTGCTTTTTTGCCATTATCTCAAATTTATACAGAAAGGATTTTTATATGTTTAAAAAAAAGCTACTTTATTTTGATTATTTATTAGTTATATTGGTATTTTGTATGGTTATTATAGGTATAACTGCTATAGGTAGTGCTAATAGAATAAATACTTTAGATATTGGCTTTAATAAAGAGTTTTTATCTTCTGAATTTGTTAATCAAATTATATGGTTTATAATTGGTATTTTTGCTATGCTTTTAGCCGCTTTTATAGATTATCGATTTATAGCTAAATTTTATATACCTATATATATTGTTAATTTAATACTACTATTTTTAGTATTATCTCCTTTAGGAAAAACTATAAATGGTGTTAAAAGATGGATTTTTGGTATACAACCTTCTGAATTTTGTAAAATTTTTATGATTATTTTTATAGCTAAATTTATAGAAAACAATAAAGAAACTATAAATGAACTAAAAACTCTTTTTATACTTTGTTTATTAACAATTTTTCCTGTTATTTTAATAAAAGCTCAACCTTCATTATCTGCATCTTTAGTTATTTTATCTATTTTAGTTTTTCAAATATTTGCTGGTAATTTAGATTTTAAATATATAAAAATTATATTAATAATATTTATACCTATTATACTTATTTTAGCTATAGATATTATTAGTGGTAAATACTTTATATTAGGTACAATATTAAAAGATTATCAGTTAGAAAGAATATCTTCTATTGTATCATTTGATTTAAATACAACCGATAGTTCTTTATATCAAACTAAAAATTCTGCTTGGGCTATTGGCTCTGGTCAACTTATGGGAAAAGGACTTTTTAATGGTAGTATGAATCAATTAAATTATATCCCCTACTCTCATAATGACTTTATTTTTGCTGTTATTGGAGAAGAGTTTGGATTTGTTGGTTGTTGTATAGTTATTTTACTATCACTGCTAATAATAGGTAAATGCCTTATTATAGCTAATAAGTCTATTGATATGCTTGGAACACTTATTGTAGTTGGGGTTGTTGGTATGTTAGCCTTCCAAATATTTGTAAATATTGGTGTCGCTACTAGCTTATTACCTAATACAGGTATGCCATTTCCATTTTTAAGTGCTGGTGGTAGCTCTATGCTTATTAATATGTCTTGTATCGGTTTAGTGCTAAATGTTGGTATGACTAAACCAAAAAATTTATTTGAAAAATAAACAAATTATTATTTATTTATTATATTTTTTTATGTTATAATTATAGTAAGCAAAAATTTTTAAGGGGTGAAATATTATGAATATTGCATTAGTTGCACACGATAACAAAAAAATTCTTATGGAAAATCTATGTATTGCTTATAGACATATTTTAAATAAACATACTTTATTTGCTACTGGTTCTACTGGTACTTTAATAGAAGAAACAGCTAATTTAAATATAAATAAATATTTAGCAGGACATTTAGGCGGTGAACAACAATTAGGCTCTCAAATTATAAATAATGATATTGATTTACTCATCTTTTTAAGAGACCCTTCTTATGCTAAAGACTATGAAAATGATATTAATAGTATAATGAGGCTTTGTGATAAACACAACATACCTTTAGCTAGTAATTTAGCTACTGCAGAAGCTCTTCTTTTAGCTCTTGATAGAGGTGATTTAGATTGGAGAGAACTTATGAAACAATAATATATCTTATTTCTATATATTATATACTAATAAATTTAACTTTATTTAGCCTTATGTTTATTGATAAACGAAAAGCTATTAAACATAAATGGCGTATAAAAGAATCAACATTATTATTATTTTTTATATTAGGTGGAGTTTTTGGTGGTTTATTTTCAATGAAATTATTTCATCATAAAACTAAAAAGAAAAAATTTTATTTTATAAGTATAGTATCTATTATATTGCATTTATTCATAATTTTTAAAATAATATTTTATTACTATACTTATATGTTTTAATAAATTTAATATTGTTTTAATTTTATATAATAATTAATAAAAACTAATTTTAGGAGGATTTTATTATGAGCAAAAAAATAATTGTAACAATCTGCCGAGAATTTTGTAGTGGTGGTAAAGAAGTTGGTACTAAATTAGCTAAAAAACTTAATTGTGAATGTTATGACAAAAAGCTAATATCTTTATCTGCCAAAAAAAGTGGATTTGCCGAAACAATTTTTGAAGATATGGATGAAAAACCTACTAATAGCTTTTTATATTCTATAGCTATGGGTACACCTGCTACAACTGGTTTATTTTTTCAAAACAATGACTTTTTAACTAATGATAAACTTTTTGGTATACAATCTGAAGTTATAAGAAATATTGCAAAAACTAACTCTGCTGTTATAGTTGGTAGATGCTCTGATTATATCCTTAGAAATGAAGAAAATCTTGTAAAAGTCTTTCTTAGAGCCGACATAGATTTTAGAATTAAACGCTTATTAGAGTCTAGAAATTACTTAGACCCTAAACACGCTGAAAATTTAATATATAAAACAGATAAAAAAAGGGCTCATTATTATAGCTATTATACTGGTAAAGAATGGGATAGTACTTCAAATTATGACTTAGTTATAAATACTAGTAAAATTGGTATAGATAATTCTGTAGAAACAATATTAAATTATATTAATAATATGTAATAAATTAAAAAGTTTATTTTTAAGAATATTCTTAAAAATAAACTTTTTAATTTTAATATTTATTTTATATTACTAGCAAATTCTTTACCAAAGTTATATGCTTGCTCTTTTTGTTCTGAAGATGGATTAAATAAAATTTTTAATGGTTCAACTGGCATTTTAAACTTAAGTTGTTTAAGTCTATCTTCAACGTTATTTATACCATTACCATTCCAACCATAAGACCCAAAAACACTTGCCTTTAAGCCTTTATGCACATTAGAATTAAGAGAAACTAATATATCCCAAACTGGTGGTAATGTATCATCAGCAATAGTAGGTGTACCTATTAAAAGCCCTTTAGCAACAGCAATATTAGATAAAACATCATTTTTATCTGTTGTTTCTAAATCATAAAGCTTAGCTTTAATACCGCTATCTTCAACACCTTTAGCAACTTCTTCTGCTAATGCTTTTGTATATCCATAAGCCGATACATAACCTACTACAATTTCATCTACCTTTTCATTTTTAGACCATTCTTTATAATAATCTATGTATTTTTCTATATCTGTTCTAAGAACTGGTCCATGTCCTGGACAAATTGTTTCTATATCTAAATCTTTAATTTTTTCTAATGCTTTTTGCACATATTCTTTAAATGGACCCATTATACAATCAAAATAATATTTATAAGCATCTAAAAAGTCTCCATCTATTAAATCATTAAATACTTTTTCATCACAATAATGACATCCAAAAGAATCACAAGTAAATAAAGTTTTATCTTCTTCAATATAAGTATACATAGAATCTGGCCAATGTAAAAAAGGTACACTTAAAAATGTTAAAGTTTTATTACCAAGGCTTATTTTATCACCATCTTTTACAATTTTACTATTAAAATCTTTATTAGTTATTTCTTTTAAAAATCTAATAGCAAAAGCCGAACCTATTATTGTCATATCTGGATTTACATCTAAAAGACGTTCTATAGCTCCTGTATGGTCTGGTTCTGTATGATTTACAACTAGATAATCTATTTTTTCTGGTAATGTTATATCTTTTAATCTTTCTAAATGTTCATCAAAAAACTTACCTTTAGCAGCCTCTATAAGAGCTGTTTTTTCACTCCCTTTAACTACATAAGAATTATAAGTTGTACCATATTCTGTGTACATAACAACATCAAACGTTCTAATGTCAAAATCTAACGCTCCAACCCAAAAAATATCCTCTTTAACCTTTAAGTGTCCCTTCATTTATTTACACTCCCTTTAAATATAATTATTATTTTATAATTTTATTATTTAACTATATAATACAATAGCCAACTAAAAAAGTCAAGTTTAGTTATTGATTTTTTCACAAATTTTTTTAAGATAGCTTATTTCGTCTTTTGTTAAATATCTATATTCTCCTATTTTTAAATTTCCTATAGATATTTTTTCTATTGCTATTCTTTTTAGACTAACTACTTTATGACCAATAGCTTCACACATTTTTCTAACTTGTCTATTTTTACCTTCTGTTATAATTATTTTTAATATGGAATATTTATCATTTTTTTCTAATATTTTAATGTCAGCTGGTGCTGTTTTATATCCATCTATAATAACACCTGTTTTAAATTTTTCTAATTTTTCTTTACTAGGAACTCCATATACTTTAGCAATATATATTTTTTTTACATTATGCTTAGGGTGAGTTAGCTTATATGTTAAATCTCCATCATTTGTTAATATTAAAAGACCTGATGTATCGTAATCTAGCCTACCAACTGGTACAACACGCTCTTTTATATTTATATAATCAAAAACTATTTTTCTATCAAATTGTTCTTTAACAGTAGTAACACAACCTTCTGGTTTATTTAGCATAATATAAACCTTTTTTTGTTCTAATTTTATAAGCTTGTCTTTAAAATAAACCTTATCTTTATTTTCATCTATTTTTGTTCCAAGCTCACTAATTATTTTACCATTTACCTTTACATCACCTAATAGTATATGTTCTTCTGCCTTTCTTCTAGAGCATATACCACAGTCTGCTAAAAATTTTTGCAATCTAACCAAATTTTTATCCCCTTTATTAGTTTATATAAATTCAGAAAAAACAACATTTGAAAGGTCAATACCTTTTTTAGATAACCTTAAACAATCTTCTTCTTCTATCAATAGTCCATTTTTTATAAATTTTTCTATTTCATTTTTATAAACACTCTCTATACTAATATTAAATTGTTTATAAAACTCAGATTTTTTTATACCTTGTGTCATTCTAAGCCCTAAAAAGATAAATTCACTATACATATCTTTATCTTTTAAAATTTCTATTTCTTTGTTGTTTTTAAAATTTATATAATCATTAAAATTATTTGTATTAATTATTCTTTTTTCATCTATTAGAGAACTTGCTCCTAGCCCAAATCCTATATATTCTTTTCTAGTCCAATAAATTATATTATGTTTACACTCTTTGTTAGGTTTACAAAAATTAGATATTTCATATAAATTATATCCATTTTTTTGTAAAATATTTATAGCATTATAATATAATTTTCTATCTAATTCTTCACTAAATATCTCAAATTGCCCTTTTTCATACATACTATAAAATTTAGTGCCTTCTTCTAAAATAAGGCTATATGTAGATATATGTTCTGGTGATAGCTTTGCAATATTATTTAATGTTTCTGTAAAGTCTTCTTCTGTTTGTGTTGGTAAAGAAAACATTAAATCTACATTAATATTGTTAAGCCCTACTTTTCTTATATTTTCATAATTTTGTAAAAATTGTTCTATTGTATGTATTCTACCTATTTTTTTTAACAATTTATTTTGGTATGCTTGTAAACCTACACTTATTCTATTTACATTACTATCTTTAAAATGTTTAATTTTTTCATAAGATAATGTACCAGGGTTTGCTTCTATTGTAAATTCTATATTTTTATCGACCTTAAACAATGTATATATTTTATTAGCTATATCGCCTATATATCCTATAGGCAATATAGAAGGTGTGCCACCACCTATAAATATAGTTTTTATAATATACTTGTCTTTATTTAATATAGCAAATTCTTCTATTTCTTTTAAAAGAGCTATTTTATATTGATAAAAATAATCTTCTTTACCTTTAAAAGATAAAAAATCACAATAAAAACATTTTTCTTTGCAAAATGGTATGTGTATATATATACTTAAATCTTTCATTGTTATTCTTCTTCTAGCTTTAATACACTCATAAATGCTGCTTGTGGCACTTCTACACTACCAATTTGTCGCATTCTCTTTTTACCTTCTTTTTGTTTTTCAAGAAGTTTTCTTTTACGGCTAATATCTCCACCATAACATTTTGCTAATACATCTTTTCTCATAGCACTAATAGTTTCTCTAGCTATAATTTTATTACCAATAGCTGCTTGAATAGGTATTTCAAACAAATGTCTTGGTATTTCTTTTTTAAGCTTTTCTGCCATTTTTCTTCCTCTTTCTTGTGCTGAAGATTCATGTACAATAAAGCTTAACGCATCTACAACTTCTCTATTAACAAGCATGTCTAATTTAACAAGTTTAGATTCGAAATATCCTATTATTTCATAATCAAAAGATGCATATCCTCTTGAACGAGATTTTAAAACATCAAAAAAGTCATAAATAATTTCATTAAGAGGTATATGATATGTTAAAACAGCTCTTGTTTCTTCTATATACTCCATACCTATATATTCGCCTCTTCTTTGTTGACAAAGTTCCATTATAGAACCTATATATTCGCTAGGAAGCATAATCTCTGCTTTAACTACTGGCTCTTCCATTTTTATTATAGTTGTAACATCTGGAAAATCACTAGGATTAGATATATTTAAACATTCACCATTTGTTAAATATATTTTATATATAACGCTAGGTGCAGTTGTAACAAGGTCTAAGTTATATTCTCTTTCAAGCCTTTCTTGTATAATCTCTAAGTGTAACAAACCTAAAAATCCACATCTAAATCCAAATCCTAAAGCAATAGAAGTTTCTGCCTCAAACTGTAAAGAGGCATCATTTAATTGTAATTTTTCTAATGCATCTCTAAGGTCTTGATATTTTGACCCATCTGCTGGGAAAATTCCACAATAGACCATAGGATTTACTTTTTTATATCCTGGTAAACTTTCTTTAACTGGATTATTAGCATCTGTTATAGTATCACCTATACGAGTATCTCTAACATTTTTTATACTAGCTGTTAAATACCCTACTTCACCGGCTTTAAGCTCTTCTGTTGGTATAAATCTACCTGGGCCAAATACTCCAACTTCTACTACTTCAAATTCTTTTTCTGTAGCCATAAACCTAACTTTTGTACCTTTTTTTACCGTACCATCAAATATGCGCATAAATACTATAACACCTTTATAAGCATCATAAAAACTATCAAATATAAGTGCTTTTAAAGGTGCATTTTCATCACCTTTTGGTGCAGGCACATTAGATATAATTTTTTCAAAAACTTGTTCTATGTTAATATCTGCTTTAGCTGATATTAAAGGAGCATCTTCTGCCTCTATCCCTATAATATCTTCTATTTCTTTTATAACTCTTTCTGGACAAGCACTAGGTAAATCTATTTTATTTATAACAGGCAAAACCTCTAAATTATTATCAATAGCAAGATAAACATTAGCTAATGTTTGTGCTTCTACACCTTGTGCCGCATCTACAACAAGTATAGCTCCATCACAAGCTGCAAGGCTTCTAGACACTTCATAATTAAAGTCTACGTGTCCTGGTGTATCTATAAGATTTAATGTATATTCTTCTCCGTCATTAGCCTTATATATAAGCCTAACTGCTTGAGCTTTTATAGTAATACCTCTTTCTCGCTCTAAATCCATATTATCTAAAACTTGAGCTTGCATCTCTCTCTCTGTTAAAAGCCCCGATTTTTGAATAAGTCTATCGGCAAGAGTAGACTTACCATGGTCTATATGGGCTATTATACTAAAGTTTCTTATTTTTTCTTGTCTATTTAAAGCCATTTTTATCCTCCATTTTTATTTTAATATGAAATTACAATATTATATCATATTTTTAACAAAAAATCTATATTAAAACTTTAATATATAATTTGTAAAATATTTAAATATTTTTTCATCTCTTAGTTAAAAATCTATTATTTTACATAATTAGACAAAATTTTATTGAATTATAACTACACTTATGCTATGATATAAATTGTATCAAAAATATTAAATAATTAATAATTTATGGAGGATATCTAATGTCAAATAAAAGTAATATGACAAATTGTAAAAATTGTAACTGCGAAATTGCTAAAGTTGCTAAAATTTGTCCTAAATGTGGTGCAAAAAATAAACAACCATTTTATAAACGTCCGTTTATTATAATTTTAATAATTTTAGTTTTTATAACTTTTATTGGAATTATAATTATTGAAGATAGCTCAAGTTATTTTAAAGTAACTACTGAAACTAAAACAAAAGCTACTGAAACAACATCTGAAGAAAATATTCCTAATTAACTATTCTATTTATAGTTTATCTAAATTAATAGAAGATTTAGACAATAACCTATTAAAAGCAAAATAAACATATGAAAATCAATATGTTAAGCTTACAGGTAAACTAGATGTAATAGATGCAAATGGAAAATATATTTCTATTTTTCAAACAAATGATGGTTTTTCACTACATGATATTTCTTGTTATATAAAAACTGATGAACAAAAATCTACATCTAGCCTATCAAAAGATGATATAATTATAGTTAAATGAAAAATAACAAGTGTAGGCGAAATACTAGGTTATTCTTTAGACATAGATTCAATATCTAAAAAATAAAACTTTTAAATATAGATTAACATTTTTATATATCTATATTAAATTTAATTATACTTTAAAATCTGTTGATAATACCCTTTGTCTAAATAGTTACTTTTGCTCCATCTTCGCTAGCTAAAACATTTATTTTATTTTGTACTCTATTTTTTATTTCTTCTACATGAGTTATAATACCTACACTTATATTACTATTTTGTAACTGTTCTAATGTATTTATAACTGTATCTAAAGTATTATTATCTAAAGTTCCAAACCCTTCATCTAAAAAGAAAATTTCTAAAGGAGATTTATTTTTTAATTGTATTTTGCTAGATAAAGCTAAAGCAAGGCTTAAAGAGGCCATAAATACTTCCCCTCCTGATAGACTTCTAGGGCTTCTAACTATACCTCCGTTATAATTATCTTTTATAACAA containing:
- the lepA gene encoding translation elongation factor 4, with the protein product MALNRQEKIRNFSIIAHIDHGKSTLADRLIQKSGLLTEREMQAQVLDNMDLERERGITIKAQAVRLIYKANDGEEYTLNLIDTPGHVDFNYEVSRSLAACDGAILVVDAAQGVEAQTLANVYLAIDNNLEVLPVINKIDLPSACPERVIKEIEDIIGIEAEDAPLISAKADINIEQVFEKIISNVPAPKGDENAPLKALIFDSFYDAYKGVIVFMRIFDGTVKKGTKVRFMATEKEFEVVEVGVFGPGRFIPTEELKAGEVGYLTASIKNVRDTRIGDTITDANNPVKESLPGYKKVNPMVYCGIFPADGSKYQDLRDALEKLQLNDASLQFEAETSIALGFGFRCGFLGLLHLEIIQERLEREYNLDLVTTAPSVIYKIYLTNGECLNISNPSDFPDVTTIIKMEEPVVKAEIMLPSEYIGSIMELCQQRRGEYIGMEYIEETRAVLTYHIPLNEIIYDFFDVLKSRSRGYASFDYEIIGYFESKLVKLDMLVNREVVDALSFIVHESSAQERGRKMAEKLKKEIPRHLFEIPIQAAIGNKIIARETISAMRKDVLAKCYGGDISRKRKLLEKQKEGKKRMRQIGSVEVPQAAFMSVLKLEEE
- the minE gene encoding cell division topological specificity factor MinE yields the protein MFNNIFGKKASSKDVAKDRLKLVLIHDRANCSTQVLEMLKTDIIRVISNYMEIDEEELDIQITKTETDDKENSVPMLYANIPIKSMHKNQG
- a CDS encoding FprA family A-type flavoprotein, with the protein product MKGHLKVKEDIFWVGALDFDIRTFDVVMYTEYGTTYNSYVVKGSEKTALIEAAKGKFFDEHLERLKDITLPEKIDYLVVNHTEPDHTGAIERLLDVNPDMTIIGSAFAIRFLKEITNKDFNSKIVKDGDKISLGNKTLTFLSVPFLHWPDSMYTYIEEDKTLFTCDSFGCHYCDEKVFNDLIDGDFLDAYKYYFDCIMGPFKEYVQKALEKIKDLDIETICPGHGPVLRTDIEKYIDYYKEWSKNEKVDEIVVGYVSAYGYTKALAEEVAKGVEDSGIKAKLYDLETTDKNDVLSNIAVAKGLLIGTPTIADDTLPPVWDILVSLNSNVHKGLKASVFGSYGWNGNGINNVEDRLKQLKFKMPVEPLKILFNPSSEQKEQAYNFGKEFASNIK
- the minC gene encoding septum site-determining protein MinC, which codes for MNKNIVIFKGIQNGILIMLDNQVSFNDIEKSLLEKMKNAKSFFKDANISITFKGRDLSEDEEAILLNIISKESGLDISFVNNIENTSREDTQVSSLEENISNNTIIQNYISNNQNSLTHFHNGSLRNGQKIDFAGSVVVIGDVNPGGQVVAEGNVIILGKLKGIVHAGCKGDKNCFISALHMMPNQLIIGDCLAYFPNDIKRDIVPEYAYVEDNQIFVKQLIK
- the minD gene encoding septum site-determining protein MinD — translated: MSEVIVITSGKGGVGKTTTSANLGTGLALAGKKVAMIDADIGLRNLDVIMGLENRIVYDLIDVVEGNCRLKQALIKDKRYDNLFLLPAAQTRDKDAVSPEQMQKLCDTLKEEFDYIIIDCPAGIEQGFKNAIAGADKAIVVTTPEVSAVRDADRIIGLLEANELTNPMLILNRIRVDMVKKGDMMAMEDVTEILAIDILGIVPDDESIVISANKGEPAVTDNSSKAGQAYRNIAQRIMGNEVPLMELSTNTSLLDKFKNLFNKKAQ
- the hemW gene encoding radical SAM family heme chaperone HemW, whose product is MKDLSIYIHIPFCKEKCFYCDFLSFKGKEDYFYQYKIALLKEIEEFAILNKDKYIIKTIFIGGGTPSILPIGYIGDIANKIYTLFKVDKNIEFTIEANPGTLSYEKIKHFKDSNVNRISVGLQAYQNKLLKKIGRIHTIEQFLQNYENIRKVGLNNINVDLMFSLPTQTEEDFTETLNNIAKLSPEHISTYSLILEEGTKFYSMYEKGQFEIFSEELDRKLYYNAINILQKNGYNLYEISNFCKPNKECKHNIIYWTRKEYIGFGLGASSLIDEKRIINTNNFNDYINFKNNKEIEILKDKDMYSEFIFLGLRMTQGIKKSEFYKQFNISIESVYKNEIEKFIKNGLLIEEEDCLRLSKKGIDLSNVVFSEFI
- a CDS encoding pseudouridine synthase yields the protein MVRLQKFLADCGICSRRKAEEHILLGDVKVNGKIISELGTKIDENKDKVYFKDKLIKLEQKKVYIMLNKPEGCVTTVKEQFDRKIVFDYINIKERVVPVGRLDYDTSGLLILTNDGDLTYKLTHPKHNVKKIYIAKVYGVPSKEKLEKFKTGVIIDGYKTAPADIKILEKNDKYSILKIIITEGKNRQVRKMCEAIGHKVVSLKRIAIEKISIGNLKIGEYRYLTKDEISYLKKICEKINN
- a CDS encoding FtsW/RodA/SpoVE family cell cycle protein encodes the protein MFKKKLLYFDYLLVILVFCMVIIGITAIGSANRINTLDIGFNKEFLSSEFVNQIIWFIIGIFAMLLAAFIDYRFIAKFYIPIYIVNLILLFLVLSPLGKTINGVKRWIFGIQPSEFCKIFMIIFIAKFIENNKETINELKTLFILCLLTIFPVILIKAQPSLSASLVILSILVFQIFAGNLDFKYIKIILIIFIPIILILAIDIISGKYFILGTILKDYQLERISSIVSFDLNTTDSSLYQTKNSAWAIGSGQLMGKGLFNGSMNQLNYIPYSHNDFIFAVIGEEFGFVGCCIVILLSLLIIGKCLIIANKSIDMLGTLIVVGVVGMLAFQIFVNIGVATSLLPNTGMPFPFLSAGGSSMLINMSCIGLVLNVGMTKPKNLFEK
- a CDS encoding DUF1294 domain-containing protein → MERTYETIIYLISIYYILINLTLFSLMFIDKRKAIKHKWRIKESTLLLFFILGGVFGGLFSMKLFHHKTKKKKFYFISIVSIILHLFIIFKIIFYYYTYMF
- a CDS encoding methylglyoxal synthase, which produces MNIALVAHDNKKILMENLCIAYRHILNKHTLFATGSTGTLIEETANLNINKYLAGHLGGEQQLGSQIINNDIDLLIFLRDPSYAKDYENDINSIMRLCDKHNIPLASNLATAEALLLALDRGDLDWRELMKQ
- a CDS encoding cytidylate kinase-like family protein — its product is MSKKIIVTICREFCSGGKEVGTKLAKKLNCECYDKKLISLSAKKSGFAETIFEDMDEKPTNSFLYSIAMGTPATTGLFFQNNDFLTNDKLFGIQSEVIRNIAKTNSAVIVGRCSDYILRNEENLVKVFLRADIDFRIKRLLESRNYLDPKHAENLIYKTDKKRAHYYSYYTGKEWDSTSNYDLVINTSKIGIDNSVETILNYINNM